A stretch of the Pseudalkalibacillus hwajinpoensis genome encodes the following:
- the sdaAA gene encoding L-serine ammonia-lyase, iron-sulfur-dependent, subunit alpha yields the protein MFRNVAELVELAQSKNKPISEIMIEQEMDFRGNTREEVYAQMKNNLVVMEQAVERGINEDVRSHSGLTGGDAVLLQNYMKTGNSLSGQTMLDAVSKAIATNEVNAAMGTICATPTAGSAGVVPGTLFAIREKVNPTEEQMVRYLFTSGAFGFVVANNASISGAAGGCQAEVGSATGMAAAAIVELMGGTPEQSSHAFAIALKNMLGLVCDPVAGLVEVPCVKRNAMGASNALVAADMSLAGITSRIPCDEVIDAMYKIGQSMPSTLRETAQGGLAATPTGRELEAKIFGVSLDRK from the coding sequence ATGTTTCGTAACGTAGCAGAACTAGTAGAATTAGCGCAATCGAAAAATAAACCAATTTCTGAAATTATGATTGAACAGGAAATGGACTTCAGAGGAAATACCCGAGAAGAAGTTTATGCTCAAATGAAAAATAACCTTGTTGTTATGGAGCAAGCGGTTGAACGGGGAATTAATGAGGATGTTCGCTCTCATTCAGGATTAACTGGCGGAGATGCAGTGCTGCTTCAAAACTATATGAAGACAGGGAATTCACTATCCGGACAAACAATGCTTGATGCGGTAAGTAAAGCGATCGCTACGAATGAAGTGAATGCAGCGATGGGAACCATTTGTGCGACGCCAACAGCAGGGTCTGCAGGAGTGGTACCTGGGACACTCTTCGCAATTCGGGAGAAAGTGAATCCTACAGAAGAGCAGATGGTGAGATACCTCTTTACTTCAGGAGCATTTGGGTTTGTTGTAGCTAATAATGCTTCCATTTCAGGTGCTGCAGGTGGCTGTCAGGCTGAAGTAGGATCAGCAACTGGGATGGCTGCGGCAGCGATTGTAGAATTAATGGGTGGTACTCCTGAACAATCTTCTCATGCGTTTGCGATTGCACTTAAGAACATGCTTGGTCTTGTATGTGACCCTGTAGCTGGACTTGTCGAGGTTCCTTGCGTTAAGCGAAATGCCATGGGCGCTTCCAACGCACTAGTTGCAGCAGATATGTCTCTTGCAGGTATTACGAGTCGCATTCCATGTGATGAAGTGATTGATGCAATGTACAAAATTGGGCAATCTATGCCTTCTACTCTTCGAGAAACGGCTCAAGGAGGACTTGCAGCAACGCCAACTGGCCGAGAGTTAGAAGCGAAAATATTTGGAGTATCCCTTGATAGGAAATGA
- the recG gene encoding ATP-dependent DNA helicase RecG: protein MDDRITQIKGIGDEKAASISSIGINRIQDLIEYFPFRYEDYELKDLADVKHEERATLEGKVHSEPVVRFYGKKKSRLSVRLLVGKFLITAVFFNRAFLKKQFTLGQIVTVTGKWDQHKMTLSANEITFSSHNPDGTIEPIYPVGGDVTVKAMKRYIQLALNQFGEQIEENLPPQMLERYKLMPRKDAVLMMHSPPSHEGLKQARRRFVYEELLQFQLKMQIFRKRERESTEGASQVFEKEKLEEFVQSLPFPLTGAQNRVVGEILKDMESSYRMNRLLQGDVGSGKTVVAAIGLYASYLAGHQGALMVPTEILAEQHYESFQDLLGNRLKVELLTGSVKGKKRREILERLAVGEVDLLIGTHALIQDEVVFQNLGLVITDEQHRFGVGQRRVLREKGLSPDVLYMTATPIPRTLAISVFGDMDVSTIDEMPAGRKPIETYWAKPGMLPRVIDFVKKELDHGRQGYVICPLIEESEKLDVQNAIDVHFQMQTALPDYQVGLMHGRLSSDEKEAVMEEFSTNDVQLLVSTTVVEVGVNVPNATIMVIYDAERFGLAQLHQLRGRVGRGSEQSYCILLADPKSEVGKERMQIMTESNDGFVLSQRDLELRGPGDFFGRKQSGLPEFKVADLVHDYRVLEVARNDAAALVESTAFWEDGTYRSLRDYLTEQGVLSGEKLD, encoded by the coding sequence ATGGACGATCGGATTACACAGATAAAAGGAATTGGTGATGAGAAAGCAGCGTCTATTTCATCAATCGGCATAAACAGAATACAAGATTTAATTGAATATTTTCCATTTCGCTATGAAGATTATGAGTTGAAAGATCTCGCTGATGTGAAACATGAAGAGCGAGCTACACTTGAAGGGAAAGTTCATAGTGAACCGGTAGTTCGCTTTTATGGAAAGAAAAAATCACGATTGTCCGTAAGGCTGTTAGTAGGGAAATTCCTCATAACAGCCGTTTTTTTTAATCGTGCTTTTCTAAAAAAGCAGTTTACGTTAGGACAGATTGTTACCGTTACTGGCAAATGGGATCAACATAAAATGACGCTTTCAGCAAATGAAATCACGTTCTCCAGTCATAACCCAGACGGTACAATTGAGCCGATCTATCCTGTAGGTGGAGACGTGACGGTGAAGGCAATGAAGCGATATATCCAGCTTGCTTTGAATCAGTTTGGAGAACAAATTGAAGAAAACCTTCCACCTCAAATGCTTGAAAGGTATAAGTTGATGCCAAGGAAGGATGCCGTCTTAATGATGCATTCGCCTCCTTCTCATGAAGGACTTAAGCAAGCGAGACGTCGTTTTGTTTATGAAGAACTACTCCAATTTCAGTTAAAAATGCAGATTTTCCGAAAAAGGGAACGTGAAAGCACTGAAGGAGCTTCTCAAGTTTTTGAAAAAGAAAAATTAGAGGAGTTTGTTCAAAGCCTTCCTTTTCCATTAACAGGCGCACAAAATCGCGTAGTAGGAGAGATATTGAAGGATATGGAAAGCTCCTATCGCATGAATCGCCTGCTCCAAGGTGATGTAGGTTCTGGTAAAACTGTAGTAGCGGCTATTGGCTTATATGCATCTTACTTAGCTGGTCACCAGGGGGCGTTAATGGTTCCGACGGAAATTCTAGCAGAACAGCATTACGAATCATTTCAGGATCTCCTAGGTAACAGACTAAAGGTGGAACTATTAACTGGGTCTGTGAAAGGTAAGAAGCGTAGAGAGATACTTGAACGACTCGCGGTTGGAGAAGTGGATCTATTAATTGGGACACATGCGTTAATACAAGATGAAGTGGTATTTCAAAATCTTGGCCTAGTTATTACGGATGAACAGCATCGGTTTGGAGTAGGACAGCGCAGAGTGCTAAGAGAAAAGGGATTAAGTCCGGATGTTCTTTATATGACGGCAACACCTATCCCAAGGACGCTTGCTATTTCGGTATTTGGTGATATGGATGTTTCGACGATAGATGAAATGCCTGCAGGGCGTAAACCAATTGAGACATATTGGGCAAAGCCAGGAATGCTACCGCGTGTTATCGATTTTGTGAAAAAAGAATTAGATCATGGCAGACAGGGCTATGTGATCTGCCCGCTTATTGAAGAATCAGAGAAGTTGGATGTACAAAATGCGATTGATGTTCATTTTCAAATGCAAACAGCATTGCCTGACTATCAAGTAGGTTTAATGCATGGACGTCTAAGCTCAGATGAAAAGGAAGCCGTAATGGAGGAATTCAGTACGAATGACGTCCAGCTTCTTGTATCTACAACGGTTGTTGAGGTTGGGGTAAACGTCCCAAATGCGACAATTATGGTAATCTATGATGCAGAACGATTTGGCCTTGCTCAACTTCATCAACTGAGAGGTCGAGTAGGTCGTGGAAGTGAGCAATCTTATTGCATATTACTAGCAGATCCGAAATCTGAAGTAGGCAAAGAGCGAATGCAAATTATGACAGAATCGAATGATGGCTTTGTTCTTTCTCAGCGTGATTTAGAACTTCGAGGACCTGGAGACTTTTTTGGACGTAAACAAAGTGGTTTGCCTGAATTTAAAGTAGCCGACCTGGTGCATGATTATCGCGTGCTAGAAGTAGCTCGAAATGATGCAGCTGCTCTCGTAGAGTCCACCGCATTTTGGGAAGATGGGACATACCGCAGTTTACGAGACTATCTGACAGAGCAGGGCGTTTTAAGTGGAGAAAAATTGGATTAG
- the fapR gene encoding transcription factor FapR: MKRSKKDRQSQLKETIESTPFITDEELADKFNVSIQTIRLDRLELSIPELRERIKYVAQQQLDEVKALPIDEVIGQVVDLQLDESAISILDIRPEHVFSRNKIARGHHLFAQANSLAVAIIDDELALTAKANIRFSSQVNEGERVVAKAVVTDQRKDRTTVEVNSFVQNENVFSGEFVMYRSTKS, encoded by the coding sequence ATGAAGAGGAGTAAGAAAGATCGGCAAAGTCAGCTAAAGGAAACGATTGAGAGCACTCCCTTTATCACAGATGAGGAGCTTGCTGATAAATTTAATGTAAGCATTCAAACCATCAGACTGGATCGTCTTGAGCTCTCCATTCCAGAATTAAGAGAGCGAATTAAGTATGTGGCACAACAGCAGCTTGATGAGGTGAAAGCACTTCCGATTGATGAAGTAATCGGTCAGGTGGTCGATTTACAGCTTGATGAAAGTGCAATTTCCATATTGGACATTCGCCCTGAACACGTTTTTTCAAGAAACAAAATCGCAAGAGGACATCACCTTTTTGCGCAGGCGAATTCACTTGCTGTTGCTATAATTGATGATGAGCTTGCACTGACAGCAAAAGCAAATATTCGCTTTTCAAGTCAGGTTAATGAAGGAGAGCGAGTAGTTGCGAAAGCTGTAGTGACAGATCAACGGAAAGACCGGACAACGGTTGAAGTTAATAGCTTCGTCCAGAATGAGAATGTCTTTTCTGGTGAATTTGTCATGTATCGCTCGACTAAATCCTGA
- the plsX gene encoding phosphate acyltransferase PlsX yields the protein MRLAIDAMGGDNAPDAIIDGVYEAIEAFSDLSVTIVGDETKINPLLKGNMDRITVLHTEEYISSDDQPVKAVRRKKNASMVLAVNEVKEGRADAAISAGNTGALMAAGLLYLGRIKGIDRPGLAPTLPTIDEAGFVLLDVGANMDAKPEHLLQYAHMGSVYAEKVRGIENPRIGLLNIGTEEGKGNELSKQAFSLLQESGLNFVGNVESRDILGNEADVVVCDGFSGNLVLKTIEGTALTMFKMLKEELTSSFTSKLAAGVLKPKLKNLSTKLDYSEYGGAGLFGLNAPVIKAHGSSNGRAVFSAIKQARTMVTGNVVTAIQSSLVKEEGE from the coding sequence ATGAGACTTGCAATTGACGCAATGGGTGGAGACAACGCACCTGATGCCATCATAGATGGTGTATATGAAGCAATTGAAGCATTTAGTGATTTGTCTGTAACGATTGTAGGAGACGAAACTAAAATCAATCCGCTATTAAAAGGAAACATGGATCGAATCACGGTATTACATACGGAAGAATACATATCATCAGACGATCAACCAGTAAAAGCTGTTCGACGAAAGAAAAACGCTTCGATGGTTTTAGCCGTGAACGAAGTAAAGGAAGGTCGGGCAGATGCGGCTATATCAGCTGGTAATACTGGTGCGTTAATGGCAGCAGGATTGCTTTACCTCGGCCGTATTAAGGGCATTGATCGTCCAGGATTAGCTCCTACGCTCCCAACAATTGACGAAGCTGGTTTTGTGCTACTTGATGTTGGCGCCAATATGGATGCGAAACCAGAGCACCTTCTCCAATACGCTCATATGGGCTCGGTTTATGCAGAGAAAGTACGAGGTATCGAGAACCCTCGCATAGGTCTTTTGAACATTGGAACAGAAGAAGGTAAAGGGAATGAGCTAAGCAAACAGGCCTTTTCACTGCTTCAAGAAAGTGGATTGAACTTTGTTGGAAACGTAGAGTCAAGGGACATTCTTGGTAATGAAGCGGATGTCGTCGTCTGTGATGGGTTCTCAGGGAATCTAGTATTAAAGACGATTGAAGGAACGGCTCTCACAATGTTTAAGATGCTAAAAGAAGAGCTCACAAGCTCATTTACAAGTAAATTAGCAGCAGGAGTATTAAAACCGAAGCTGAAGAATTTAAGTACGAAGCTAGATTATTCAGAGTACGGTGGCGCAGGCTTATTTGGTCTAAACGCTCCTGTTATTAAAGCGCACGGATCTTCAAATGGAAGAGCTGTTTTCAGTGCGATTAAACAAGCTAGAACGATGGTCACTGGAAATGTTGTGACCGCCATTCAATCATCTCTTGTTAAAGAGGAAGGAGAGTAA
- the fabD gene encoding ACP S-malonyltransferase yields MGKTAFLFPGQGSQAVGMGQDFMEAYSVSKDVFTEADHRLNFELTKLIMNGPIETLTRTENAQPALVTTSVAVLEALREKGITADYTAGHSLGEYSALVASGALSFSDAVFAVRNRGLYMEEAVPSGEGAMAAIMGMEREELQQVVDEVSASTDTVQLANLNSPGQIVISGAKAGVEKASEVAKEKGARRVIPLQVSGPFHSSLMKPAADQLSGILEAIDIKDASIPVIANVTAEPSTSAEEIQNHLLEQIYSPVLWEDTVRKLMDLGVDTFIEIGPGNVLSGLVKKVNRRASVHAVGTPEQLDQLIAKLGEE; encoded by the coding sequence ATGGGTAAAACAGCCTTTTTATTCCCCGGCCAAGGTTCACAGGCAGTCGGGATGGGACAGGATTTTATGGAAGCTTATTCTGTATCGAAAGATGTATTTACAGAAGCGGATCATCGCCTAAACTTTGAATTAACTAAATTGATTATGAACGGTCCAATTGAGACGCTAACGAGAACGGAAAATGCACAGCCTGCTCTTGTGACAACGAGCGTAGCAGTTCTTGAAGCTCTTCGCGAAAAAGGCATTACAGCTGATTATACGGCTGGTCATAGTCTTGGGGAATATTCTGCCCTCGTCGCTTCAGGTGCTCTATCCTTTTCCGATGCCGTTTTTGCGGTTAGAAACCGGGGGCTTTATATGGAAGAAGCAGTTCCTTCAGGTGAAGGTGCAATGGCAGCGATTATGGGAATGGAGCGAGAGGAGTTACAACAAGTAGTTGATGAGGTATCGGCTTCTACTGATACTGTGCAGCTTGCAAACCTAAATAGTCCTGGACAAATTGTCATTTCAGGCGCCAAAGCAGGTGTTGAGAAAGCTTCAGAAGTAGCAAAAGAGAAGGGCGCTAGGCGGGTGATTCCACTTCAAGTAAGTGGGCCGTTCCACTCTAGTCTTATGAAGCCTGCTGCAGATCAGCTATCTGGCATACTTGAAGCAATTGATATAAAGGATGCATCGATTCCGGTCATTGCTAACGTAACGGCTGAACCATCTACTTCTGCTGAAGAGATTCAGAACCACTTATTGGAGCAAATCTATTCACCCGTTCTATGGGAAGATACGGTAAGAAAACTAATGGACCTTGGTGTTGATACGTTTATTGAAATTGGTCCAGGTAATGTTCTTTCAGGTCTAGTCAAAAAGGTTAACCGTCGTGCATCTGTTCATGCAGTCGGAACTCCAGAACAACTCGATCAACTCATTGCTAAGTTAGGAGAGGAATAA
- the fabG gene encoding 3-oxoacyl-[acyl-carrier-protein] reductase, translating to MAENKTALVTGASRGIGRAIALELAKEGMNIAVNYAGSEAKANSVVDEIKAAGGNAIAIKANVASMEEVQGMIKEVVSTFGSLEVLVNNAGITRDNLIMRMKEEEWDSVIDTNLKGVFNCTKSVTRQMMKQRYGRIVNVASVVGVAGNAGQANYVAAKAGVIGLTKTTAKELASRNITVNALAPGFIETDMTDELSDEVKSGMKGQIPLGRLGAAEDIAKATKFLVSDDANYITGQTLHIDGGMIM from the coding sequence ATGGCTGAAAATAAAACGGCTCTAGTAACAGGAGCCTCCCGAGGTATTGGACGCGCAATTGCATTAGAGCTTGCTAAAGAGGGCATGAACATAGCTGTCAATTATGCAGGAAGTGAAGCGAAAGCAAATAGCGTTGTAGACGAAATTAAAGCAGCTGGTGGAAATGCGATTGCGATTAAAGCAAACGTAGCAAGCATGGAAGAAGTTCAGGGCATGATTAAGGAAGTTGTTTCAACTTTCGGAAGTCTTGAGGTGCTTGTGAATAATGCCGGCATTACACGTGATAATCTCATTATGCGTATGAAGGAAGAAGAGTGGGATTCCGTTATCGACACAAACTTAAAAGGTGTCTTTAACTGTACGAAGTCCGTTACTCGTCAAATGATGAAACAGCGTTATGGTCGCATTGTAAACGTAGCATCTGTCGTTGGTGTAGCTGGGAATGCAGGTCAAGCTAACTATGTAGCAGCGAAAGCAGGCGTAATCGGTTTAACGAAAACAACTGCTAAAGAGCTTGCTAGTCGCAACATTACGGTTAATGCTCTTGCGCCTGGTTTCATCGAAACTGATATGACAGACGAACTTTCTGATGAAGTGAAAAGCGGAATGAAAGGTCAAATTCCACTTGGAAGACTCGGTGCAGCTGAGGACATCGCTAAAGCAACGAAATTTCTCGTTTCTGACGATGCCAATTATATTACAGGTCAAACGCTTCATATTGACGGCGGCATGATCATGTAA
- the acpP gene encoding acyl carrier protein produces the protein MADTLERVTKIIVDRLGVEESEIKPEASFKDDLGADSLDVVELVMELEDEFDLEISDEDAEKIVTVGDVIDYINSHQ, from the coding sequence ATGGCAGATACACTAGAGCGTGTAACAAAAATTATTGTTGATCGTCTTGGAGTTGAAGAATCTGAAATTAAACCAGAAGCTTCTTTCAAAGACGACCTTGGTGCCGATTCCCTTGATGTAGTGGAATTAGTCATGGAACTTGAAGATGAATTTGATCTTGAAATTTCCGATGAAGATGCTGAGAAAATTGTAACAGTTGGCGATGTAATTGATTACATAAACAGCCATCAATAA
- the rnc gene encoding ribonuclease III has translation MSKSKHSPKTRARRFKPKHSRQLVVGEAIRSQFTAFQKEIGVSFENEQLLFQAFTHSSYVNEHRLHPQMDNERLEFLGDAVLELTISRYLYEKYPNMSEGQLTKLRAAIVCEPSLVQFANDMNFGHLVLLGKGEEMTGGRMRPALLADVFESFVCALYLDQGLEVVFEFLEKFVYPKINAGAFSHVMDYKSQLQEVIQRESLGVIDYVITDEKGPAHNREFSSKVMLNGSDLGVGVGRSKKEAEQMAAQKALINLKDRNEKES, from the coding sequence ATGTCCAAATCAAAACATTCACCAAAAACGAGAGCCAGACGTTTCAAACCTAAGCATTCACGACAACTCGTGGTTGGAGAGGCAATCAGATCGCAATTCACTGCTTTTCAAAAGGAAATTGGTGTATCGTTCGAAAATGAACAGCTTCTTTTTCAAGCTTTTACCCATTCATCCTATGTGAATGAGCATCGACTGCATCCGCAGATGGATAATGAACGTCTTGAATTTCTTGGAGATGCCGTACTTGAGCTTACGATATCAAGATACTTATATGAAAAGTACCCGAATATGAGTGAAGGCCAGCTAACGAAGCTAAGAGCCGCAATTGTTTGTGAACCATCACTTGTTCAGTTTGCAAATGACATGAATTTTGGACATCTCGTGCTTCTTGGCAAAGGAGAAGAGATGACGGGTGGTAGAATGCGCCCTGCCCTTCTTGCTGATGTATTCGAGTCATTCGTCTGTGCTTTGTATCTTGATCAAGGTCTTGAAGTCGTCTTTGAATTTCTTGAGAAGTTTGTTTATCCCAAAATTAACGCCGGTGCTTTTTCTCATGTGATGGATTATAAAAGCCAGCTTCAGGAAGTTATTCAGCGTGAAAGCCTTGGCGTGATTGATTACGTTATTACCGATGAAAAAGGACCCGCACATAACAGAGAGTTCTCCTCGAAAGTTATGTTAAATGGAAGTGATCTTGGTGTTGGGGTCGGACGCTCAAAGAAAGAAGCCGAACAAATGGCTGCTCAAAAAGCACTTATAAACTTAAAAGATCGTAATGAAAAAGAATCCTGA
- a CDS encoding DUF1128 domain-containing protein, with product MDLSIKSEENLAFMVESIKEKMQVINSGMIKPESFDLSSYEDIHEIYVMLNKKQSLSVAEMQAILAELGKLRAS from the coding sequence ATGGATCTTTCCATTAAATCTGAAGAAAATCTAGCATTTATGGTCGAGAGCATTAAAGAAAAAATGCAGGTGATCAATTCTGGCATGATTAAGCCAGAATCATTCGATTTATCTTCTTATGAAGATATTCATGAAATCTATGTGATGTTAAACAAAAAACAATCACTTAGTGTTGCAGAAATGCAGGCAATCTTAGCTGAACTAGGCAAATTGCGCGCATCCTAA